In a genomic window of Pelotomaculum thermopropionicum SI:
- the PorA gene encoding pyruvate:ferredoxin oxidoreductase and related 2-oxoacid:ferredoxin oxidoreductases, alpha subunit → MNEVLPLARLMQGNEAIAEGALAAGARFFAGYPITPSTEIAEILAEKLPLLGGRFIQMEDEIASMAAVIGASLAGIKSLTATSGPGFSLKQENIGFAVIAEIPCVVVNVQRYGPSTGIPTAPAQGDVMQARWGTHGDHPAIALCPASVQEAFTLTVQAFNLSEKFRTPVILLTDEVIGHLRERVVLPGPGELPVINRKKPPAGLKVYYPYRPDADGVPPMANFCEGYRYHVTGLVHDESGFPSTSPDVAERLMIRLNNKIMNNLDEIILTESFLTEDAEIAVIAYGAVSRSARRAVKEARAAGIKVGLFRPVTIWPFPEREVAELSGRVRALLVPEMNLGQLKLEVERSAGHGAKVAGLCKVNGELITPGEILEAIRQL, encoded by the coding sequence TTGAATGAGGTACTACCCCTCGCACGCTTAATGCAGGGCAATGAAGCTATAGCAGAAGGCGCCCTGGCCGCAGGCGCCCGTTTTTTTGCCGGCTATCCCATCACTCCGTCAACCGAAATTGCCGAAATTCTGGCGGAGAAACTGCCTCTTTTGGGAGGCAGGTTTATTCAGATGGAGGATGAAATCGCCAGCATGGCTGCCGTAATCGGCGCCTCCCTGGCCGGTATTAAATCGCTGACGGCTACCAGCGGCCCCGGCTTTTCCCTTAAGCAGGAAAATATAGGTTTTGCCGTGATTGCGGAAATTCCCTGCGTGGTGGTAAACGTTCAGCGCTACGGCCCCAGCACCGGCATTCCCACCGCTCCCGCCCAGGGGGACGTAATGCAGGCCCGTTGGGGAACGCACGGCGATCATCCGGCAATCGCCCTTTGCCCCGCATCGGTGCAGGAAGCGTTTACCTTAACCGTGCAGGCTTTTAATTTGTCCGAAAAATTCAGGACCCCCGTTATACTGCTCACAGATGAGGTAATCGGCCACTTAAGGGAGCGGGTGGTGCTCCCCGGGCCAGGCGAACTGCCGGTTATAAACCGCAAAAAGCCGCCGGCAGGCCTGAAAGTTTACTACCCCTACCGTCCCGATGCGGACGGCGTGCCGCCGATGGCCAATTTCTGCGAGGGGTACCGCTACCATGTAACCGGTCTGGTTCACGACGAAAGCGGCTTTCCCAGCACCAGCCCGGATGTGGCCGAGCGGCTTATGATCAGGTTAAATAACAAGATAATGAACAACCTCGATGAAATTATCCTTACCGAATCTTTTCTGACGGAAGACGCCGAAATTGCCGTCATCGCCTACGGCGCCGTATCCCGCTCGGCCAGGCGGGCGGTGAAAGAGGCCCGGGCGGCCGGCATCAAGGTGGGTCTTTTCCGCCCGGTTACGATCTGGCCCTTCCCCGAGCGGGAAGTGGCGGAGCTGTCCGGCCGGGTACGAGCCCTGCTTGTGCCCGAAATGAACCTGGGGCAGTTAAAGCTGGAGGTGGAGCGCTCGGCCGGGCACGGAGCAAAAGTTGCCGGCCTGTGCAAGGTAAACGGCGAGTTGATTACACCAGGGGAAATCCTGGAAGCAATAAGACAGTTATAA
- a CDS encoding ferredoxin has protein sequence MAAMAETVSSSTKKKAIVINKNWCKGCGICASLCSRVLAMDSTGKAVAVNPYLCTGCRVCESHCPDFAISIGVEGIE, from the coding sequence GTGGCGGCAATGGCTGAGACAGTATCTTCTTCAACTAAAAAGAAAGCAATAGTTATTAATAAAAACTGGTGCAAGGGGTGCGGAATATGCGCATCCCTGTGCTCCAGGGTGCTGGCTATGGACAGCACGGGCAAGGCGGTAGCCGTCAATCCATACCTTTGCACCGGCTGCCGCGTGTGCGAAAGCCACTGTCCGGATTTTGCCATTTCGATAGGAGTGGAAGGCATTGAATGA
- the PorG gene encoding pyruvate:ferredoxin oxidoreductase and related 2-oxoacid:ferredoxin oxidoreductases, gamma subunit, with protein MNHSKGNDSSMAQTTEIILSGSGGQGLITAGQILADAVIRDGKNTVQTQSYGPEARGGASRAEVIISNQEIDYPKVTRPDIVLVMSQEALQKYAGWLGPGGMLIVDTTYIQDVPSSSARVFAQPYSRIAREVLGKEMVANIVALGALAALTGVVSKESLQSALTARIPPGTEALNLKALELGWQKARQAAA; from the coding sequence ATGAATCATTCAAAGGGGAATGATTCCAGCATGGCGCAAACCACGGAAATTATCCTGAGCGGGTCAGGCGGTCAGGGGCTGATCACGGCAGGCCAGATCCTTGCCGACGCCGTCATAAGGGACGGGAAAAACACCGTGCAAACCCAGTCCTACGGGCCTGAGGCCAGGGGCGGCGCCAGCCGGGCGGAAGTAATCATCAGCAACCAGGAAATCGACTACCCCAAGGTCACTAGGCCGGATATAGTGCTGGTGATGAGCCAGGAGGCACTTCAAAAATATGCCGGCTGGTTAGGCCCCGGCGGGATGCTTATCGTGGACACCACTTATATTCAGGACGTACCTTCCTCGTCGGCGAGGGTCTTTGCCCAGCCGTACAGCCGCATTGCCAGAGAAGTGCTGGGCAAGGAAATGGTGGCAAACATCGTTGCCCTGGGAGCTCTGGCCGCCCTTACCGGAGTGGTCTCCAAGGAGTCCCTGCAGTCGGCTTTAACTGCCCGCATTCCTCCGGGAACCGAAGCCTTAAACCTTAAAGCCCTGGAACTGGGCTGGCAGAAAGCCCGCCAGGCCGCAGCCTGA
- a CDS encoding predicted membrane protein, whose product MVWEYIYRTVFIYFLVLAVIRMMGKREIGQLSPFDFVVAIIIAELAAMPMEMSNIPLWHSVLPLVILGVLEVAVSYATLLSQTLRGVVCGHPQVVIKNGKLLREEMRKARYNLDDLMAQLREKGVVDPSDVEFAVLETSGKLSVILKSQRRPVTPADLGISTPYEGLPTVLVMDGNVMKKNLKEANLDEKWLLQALQERQLSPKKILLATLSTDGRLYISEK is encoded by the coding sequence ATGGTCTGGGAATATATTTACCGTACCGTTTTCATATACTTTCTGGTTCTTGCGGTGATTAGAATGATGGGAAAGCGGGAAATAGGCCAGCTTTCCCCCTTTGATTTTGTGGTTGCCATCATTATAGCCGAACTTGCGGCCATGCCGATGGAGATGAGCAACATTCCCCTCTGGCACAGCGTGCTTCCCCTGGTCATTCTGGGTGTTCTCGAGGTTGCCGTGTCCTACGCCACACTTCTCAGCCAGACCTTGCGGGGGGTGGTTTGCGGCCATCCCCAGGTGGTTATTAAAAACGGAAAGCTGCTAAGGGAAGAAATGAGGAAGGCCCGCTACAACCTTGACGATCTGATGGCCCAGTTAAGGGAAAAAGGGGTGGTTGACCCGTCTGACGTGGAATTTGCGGTTCTTGAGACTTCGGGAAAGCTGAGCGTCATCCTGAAATCCCAGCGCCGCCCGGTTACGCCGGCCGATCTGGGAATATCCACTCCTTACGAAGGCCTGCCCACCGTGCTGGTCATGGACGGCAATGTGATGAAAAAAAATTTAAAAGAGGCCAACCTGGACGAGAAATGGCTGCTGCAGGCGCTGCAGGAGCGGCAACTAAGCCCGAAGAAGATCTTGCTTGCCACCTTAAGCACCGACGGGAGGCTGTATATAAGCGAAAAATAA
- the PorB gene encoding pyruvate:ferredoxin oxidoreductase and related 2-oxoacid:ferredoxin oxidoreductases, beta subunit — protein MQEKLKKYLRLERLPHIWCPGCGNGILLGAFVRAVGQLGLDQNNTVVVSGIGCSSRATGYLDFNTLHTTHGRALAFATGIKVARPEASVFVLMGDGDAAAIGGNHLIHAARRNIDITAIIFNNSIYGMTGGQYSPLTPQGSRATTAPHGLFERPFDLAELAKAAGATYVARATTYHTGLLTRLIKAGAGHKGFSLIEVITACPVSYGRRNRSGSAYDMLVWQKEHGVPVEKAAKMKPEEMRGKFLIGELHRAEAPEYTEAYERFTGELQRSFKGE, from the coding sequence ATGCAAGAAAAGCTTAAAAAATACCTGCGGCTGGAAAGGCTCCCCCACATCTGGTGCCCGGGCTGCGGCAACGGGATACTGCTGGGCGCCTTCGTCCGGGCGGTCGGCCAACTCGGCCTGGACCAGAACAATACGGTCGTTGTTTCGGGCATCGGGTGCTCATCAAGGGCAACCGGCTACCTTGATTTCAATACCCTGCACACCACCCACGGCAGGGCCCTGGCCTTTGCCACCGGCATAAAGGTAGCCCGCCCGGAGGCCAGCGTCTTTGTTTTAATGGGAGACGGCGACGCCGCCGCCATCGGCGGCAACCACTTAATCCACGCCGCCAGGCGCAACATTGACATAACCGCCATTATCTTTAACAACAGCATTTACGGAATGACCGGGGGGCAGTACTCCCCCCTGACGCCGCAAGGTTCCCGGGCAACCACCGCGCCCCATGGTCTTTTTGAGCGCCCCTTCGACCTGGCCGAACTGGCCAAAGCGGCGGGCGCCACCTATGTGGCCCGGGCCACCACCTACCATACCGGCCTGCTTACCAGGCTGATTAAGGCCGGTGCCGGCCACAAGGGCTTCAGCCTCATCGAAGTGATTACGGCCTGCCCGGTTTCTTACGGGCGGCGGAACCGGTCGGGCAGCGCCTACGACATGCTGGTTTGGCAAAAAGAGCACGGGGTGCCTGTGGAAAAAGCAGCAAAAATGAAGCCGGAAGAAATGCGGGGGAAATTCCTCATCGGCGAGCTTCATCGTGCCGAGGCTCCCGAATATACCGAGGCTTACGAACGGTTTACCGGGGAATTACAGAGATCGTTCAAGGGGGAATGA